Part of the Oncorhynchus masou masou isolate Uvic2021 chromosome 18, UVic_Omas_1.1, whole genome shotgun sequence genome, tgtgcaagtagatatactggggtgcaaaagagaaaaaataaataacaatatggggatgaggtagttaattgcacactccctcaacttgagaaaTCTGTGGCATTGGGTTGTTGGAGAAAACgtaacattttagtggccttttgtctccagcacaaggtgcacctgtgtaatgagcatgGAAAAGGGCATAGTAGTCAACCTGCAAACATATATCCTAACAAATGGTGTGTTTGAAGGTTTAGTGCACTACTGCAAACACAAATTTGTGTGCGAgagggaatgttttttttttgacaATACAAGTATagatttaaataaaataaacagggAGTCACATTGAGATGATAATCTATTTTCAAGATATGCAGATTTCCATGCCTTTGGAATACTTCCTGATAACAATGTTAAATAACAAAATGTTGGCTACTGAGCCAGCAATAAGGGATCTGCACACATAAGCAGACCAGGCTCTAAATGATCAGCCCCTGTTGATTTTGTTTGTGGCTAATTTTAACAAAGCATCCAGGACTTCTTTTATCAGTGAATTTCCGAAAAGAAAACTCCAAACCAGCATTTTCAGTATCATTTCAATAGATTTTCACCATCTACATCCAAACGACTCTTTTCAAGAGCTGGCTTTGAAATACATTCAAATATAAAGCCTGCGGAGATAAAATGGTCCTTAAATGCATTAATGATATCAATTTGTCAGTAACAGGGCCAGAACCTAAATGTATTTCTTGGGGGAGAGACGAGGAGACATAACCCTTCAGTGATTTAACAGCTTTCCAGAATTTAGTTGGGTTCCCTGTACATTCAGATAGTGTATTAACATAATAATCTGATTTGGCTTTTTTTTTACACTAGTTTTACACACAGATTTCTCAATCGCCTAAAAGACTGCCAGTCTGGGCCCGAGTCTGTGAATCTAGCTTTGGCCCAGGCAGCATCTCTGTTGTGTATGACTTCAGATAGCTCTGGGCTGAACCAAGGGCAAGaccgatttttatttttatttttttaaacatgctCCCTTTAAAAAAACTGAGAATTATCTACAATACTATTGAAAACATTTGAAGTGGTTCAAAGCCAACTCTGGGTCAGGTATAGATGCAATGCAATCAAAGTCACCAAAATAAAGGTCACAAAGGCCTGTTTGTTGAAATTGAAAGAATTCTTCTTGTTGATAAAACAAGGTTTGGATCGAGGCATCTGTATATCTCTGATGCATACAATGGGACAGTGGTCACTAATATCTAAAGCAAATAGCCCACTTCCAGCATATTTCTCTGGAGTATTTGTAAATATGAGGTCAATCCAAGTTGATTTCATAGGGTCCTGTTAAAGTTTGGACAGTGGGCTTTGTAATCAGCTGGGTCAAAATTTTAATTAGTACAAAAATATTTTAAACAGTCCGCATCCTTCGTTCCCCATGCAAGATTAAAATCTTCGGCGATCAACACCTCTGGGGTAATAACAATTGCAATTTAAATCTGTGAGTTCGTTTAGTACACACTTCTTGGCGGAGAGTGGACGATAGTGTCCTAGAACTGTTATTTTTGGGTGTGAACCCAACTGAAGACTTAAAGCCAACAATTCAAATAGTTTAGGACTGGAGGTAGCCTTTTAACAGGGACAAAGAATATTCCTTGTGTAAATAGCAACACCACCACCTTTGCCTTTCCTATCAGCCCTGAACACATTGTAACCATCCATAGAAACGCCAGAGTCCAGGGTTTCATCAGTTAACCAGGTCTCAGATACAATATAAATATCAGGATCTGCCTGAGAGACCCAGATCTTGACAGGTAATAAACTACGAATATTAAGGTGTAAAAAATGTCAAACCTTTTCTGTATTTAAAATCATACGGAGTTTCAATACAAGTCAGATTACTTTGAGATTTCAGGAGACTCAAAGATTGGATTATGCCTATTAGGAAAATGAAACAAAGTAGGAATAGCAATGACATTTCTCCGGTTAGCACCATTTGGCATGTTACCACTTTCAGATACAACATGTGGAACTCTCATAGAGACCAAAGAGGGGATGGTAAAAACCGACTTGCATGTAATGCTAATATTGTCCTCGCATCAATTTAGTTGACCAAGAACCATCCCAATGTTTGATGACAACATCCAGGAGCCATTTTCACCCAGGTGAATTCTGTCTTCCACAAAGTAGTCAGGCCAATTCCAGAAGGAGTCGAAATTGTCGACGAAGGACATGCCCGGGTCCTTGGTCAGACGCATTGACCACTGTTGAAGAGACCGGCTAGGTATTAACACGGCTAGGTATTAACACGGCTAGGTATTAACACGGCTAGGTATTAAGACGGCTAGGTATTAAGACTGCTAGGTATTAAGACGGCTAGGTATTAAGACGGCTAGGTATTAACACGGCTAGGTATTAAGACTGCTAGGTATTAACACGGCTAGGTATTAAGACTGCTAGGTATTAACACGGCTAGGTATTAAGAaaataaagtattcagaccccttttactttccccacattttattacattacaaccttgttctaaaattgattaaatacacatttttcctcatcaatctacacacaacatcccataatgacaaagcgaaaacagaagTGCATTATttacggcaccgcagtacctccaggctctgatcaggccctacacccaagcaagggcactgcgttcatccacctctggcctgctcgcctccctaccattgaggaagtacagttcccgctcagcccagtcaaaactgttcgctgctctggccccccaatggtggaacaaactccctcacgacgccaggacagcggagtcaatcaccaccttccggagacacctgaaaccccacctcttcaaggaatacctaggatagcataagtaatccttctcacccccccttaatgatttagatgcactattgtaaagtggctgttccactggatgtcagaaggtgaattcaccaatttgtaagtcgctctggataagagcgtctgctaaatgacttaaatgtaaaaaaaaatgtaatttacaaaaatattcagacccttttgcaatgtgactacagtatactgcataCTTTACTGTATGTAGTATTTCTGTTTGACATACAACTGCCCTAACTCTCAGTTATGATCAGATCAAATAAATAGGGATCACTTATTACCCCTCCACTCTGTGCTAATTAGAATGTCATAATCACAGATAAACCTTAGTGGTAGGCTGTTTGTCTTGGCAAGGTAGCATCGCCAGCAGTGCCCATCTGGTGccaagctggctggctggctgtaatTAATGAGGAGCTGGCTAGTTGATAGACACACCACAGTCCCATTTAATCACTGTCCTGGTCTtaacacacgtgtgtgtgtggggaaaaTGACTTGACATAGTTTAGGGCTAGTGCAGTATCTGGATTTAGATCCTGACTTCACAGCGCTCTGACACTGAACTGTCTCCAACAGGACACATCTGTCCCTGGGACCTCGTTATGCTTTGGATGACTCCTACAGCAGTGATGATTTATTTAAAATGCACACcagatttttctttttttaacaaGGTGGGGCcatttcctgcaatctagagccttAAATGATTGAAAAGCGGCGCAGCCAGTCCACAAGGTGGCGCAGCGCCCCTCTTACGTTCTTTGGGGAGAACCCTGACACAGCTGGGTGGCCTGCAAAACACGAAGCGTGACCTCGCCATCATGCGCCATTTCCCATGTACCATTGTTCTCCCCTCACCACCAGACGGTGTGCCTTGAGACTGATGATGTCACGGTCGATCTGTGTAGTGTTGCTGTTTTGGATGAGATCACCGTTTGGGAGGAGATGGTTGCCatggtgtgtgcatgcgtgtgtgtacgATGTCATTACCAATTGAATACCCTAGGATTTTGTCATTCACTCCCCCTAACATTGTTTTGAAAGTCGGTTGAAGGgatgcagggagacagacagtcgCCTCGTTTCCCATCACGAGTACCATGTCAGGGGCTATTTGCCATGAGATGAGATTGTGCCTTTGCTGTCTCAGGCATCGAAAGCAATAGGCCTGAAGCCCATGTTTGTGCTGCTTGAAAGGGCTATGTAAATGAGTTGGCTCTGTCTGTGTGGctacaggaggaggagaacaTATTTTGTTTGTATTCGTGCCGTCTTTATGGTTTTACCAGGGTCGCAGAAAGTTCACAGACACGCTTTCTCTGTAATGTAGAATATGTTACATGACATAGAAGCATGTCTGTGAACGTTCTTCAGGTCATCTCTaagacatttctatctgcaacgttcaGGAGTCTGAGCCCTCCTGAACATGACCCTGGATGGTTCCATAGTCCAGACAAGCTGTACATTCCCAATATTTCTACTGTAtcactttgtttttgttttgctaCATTGATAGTTCCCATTCATCTGACTGACTGTGTCCCTCTGTTTCTACCTCTGTCCCCCCAGATTGTGTGGCTGTCCCACTGAGCAGCAGCCACCATGGCCCTGATTCAGGCTCCACCCATGCCGGCTGAGCGTCACCACACCCCTGGCCTCAACGGATCCCCCCGCCGCCACCCCTCTGCCTCCCACACGCCCACTAACCGCCCCTCCACCTCACCCGCCTCCAACTCCCAGGAGGCCATGGGCTCCGTCAGCAGCCTCATCGCCCACCGCCCCGGCCCGGCCTACCTGGAGTGTCAATACCGGCATGTTGATATTGGTCCCGAGCCGGGAACTTCCAGGCTCCACAGAACCACATTGGGGGCCACTTCTTGCCTGGGCTCCTCCGACACATCCCAGGATCCACTGCTCAGTAGCCTCACTCCGCCTGGCAACAGAAAGCCCTTGATGGTGATTGGCTCCAGTAAGGACAGCGGGACCAATGGGAATTACTCGTATCTGAACCAGCACTATGTGGGGGACTGGAATGACAACCTAGTGGCTAACGGAAGCCCAAGGACCGGGATTGACACTGAGGAGGGGCAGCTGGGGAGCCTCAATGGGAATGTAGGAGGAGCCCCGCCCAAACTGGTCCTCGTATCGGGGAAGCTGGAGAAGGTGAGTATGATCCTGTCCAGGCTATATGGTACAGTCATTCAGTTTCCTCTATATTTACAGTAGATCAATCTACTCTCACAGTAACACAATTagtaaaaataaattaaacattCACTGAATATACATTATTTACAACCTCTTACCCAACAACTGTCTCACCCCTCAGAACATGGAGAAAACAGTAATCCGGCCCACCGCCTTCAAACCAGTCATCCCCAAGAGCCGCAACTCCATGCAGTACCTCTCCCCTCGCCACGACCGGGCCAGCCTATCAGACAGCCAGAACAATCTCAACCTGTTGTCACCTGGTAGCCAGACGGACATTCTGTCGCCCTGCTCGGAGAAACGCACCTCCCACAGCGGCGGGCGCCACGTGGGCGGGGGCAGTCAGACCTGCTCCATGTCTGACTCGGGCCGGAACTCCCTGTCGAGCCTGCCACCCTATGGCAGCATCCCCTACAATCTGCCGCCCGCAGACACCCCGCTTGGCAGTGGCCACCTAGAGCCCATGAAGACGGCGCCCGGCAATGTGCACGGGCACTCCAACTCGGATAGCGGGCGCTCCTCGTCCAGTAAGAGCTCGGGGTCGCTGAGCGGGCGCGTCCAGCCTCTGTTGGACAGTGGGTCGAGCGGGCGGTCGCCAGCCCCCGTGGAGGGGGGGTACGAGGGGGTGGTGAGGGACCTGGAGGAtaagctgagggagagagacgtggAGCTGCAGCAGCTCCGAGACAACCTGGACGAGAACGAGATGGCCATTTGTCAGGTACATGGCGGCGTAAATGGACCAGAGAGCATTAGACACAATCCTCTTCCTTCACATATTCTAAAACACATGAAGGCATGCAAGCGCACGTACACATGCACGCACCTGGCACGCAGACCATGAACCATCACGCACGAAATGACAAATGTCATGACATACTGGGACACTCAAACCATTACaatcactatacacacacacaggcaggcacgcacgcacacacacacaatgcaaccCTCACACAATGCCACCCTCACCtacccagtctccctctccccctgtctcctctctccccccaggtgTATGAGGAGAAGCAGAAGCGCTGTGAGCTGGAGCTGGAGGAGCTGCGTCAGACCTGCGCCACACGGATGCAGACACACTCCCAGAAGGCCCAGCGTGCCCAGCAGGTCCTCCAGCTGCAGGTCTTCCAGCTGCAGCAGGAGAAGAAGAAGCTCCAGGAGGACTTCAGCCAGCTGCTGCAGGAGAGGGAGCAGCTGGAGGAGCGCTGCACCTCTTACGAGCATGAGAAGATCGACCTAGGGCCCCGGCTGGAGGAGACCAAGTGGGAGGTGAGGTGGGCCTTTAATATTGTCTGTGGCGGCCCCATTCCAAATTCACTCCTAGTCCCTACCTCCTGGGCCTTGGCACTTTTAGTATATCTTGTAGACAAGCGGATGTGGTAGAGACAGTGGATTTTACACAATCCATAAATATCACTGTAACCCCTTTTTGAGTAATTGTTgtagtctagtacaaacagtctgcTCTGTAAGATGCTGGCGGGCAAGAGTCTGGCTCGGTGTCGCATCGTCATCAATCACATAAcaaagactctctctctctctctctctctctctctctctcctttaaatatacacactaccgttcaaaagtttggggtcacttagaaatgtccttgtttctgaAAGAGAACCAcatattttttgtccatttgaaataacatcaaattgatcaaaaaaACAGTGGAGACACtgttattgttgtaaatgactattgtagctgggaataaaaaaaagaaggaatatctacataggcatacattatcagcgcaaactggccctaaccagaatggAAAGAGTGGGATTCCCCAGTGCggaactgagcaagaggacaagtacattagtgtctagtttgagaaacagacgcctaacaagtcctcaactggcaggttcattaaatagtaccagcaaaacaccagtctcaacgtcaacaatgaagaggcAAGACACCGGAATGCTGACCTTCTAggaagagttcctctgtccagtgtctgtgttcttttgccccgttcttaatcttttcttgttattggccagtctgagagatggctttttctttacaactctgcctagaaggtcagcatcccggtgacgcctcttcactgttgatgttgagactggtgttttgctggtactatttaatgaagctgaagttgaggacttgtgaggcatctgtttctcaaactagacactctaatgtacttgtcctcttgttcagttgtgcaccggggcctcccactcctctttatttTCTGGTTAGAGTTAGTTTACACTGTCCTGTGAAGggacagcgttgtacgagatcttcagtttcttggcaacttctcacatggaatagccttaatttctcagaacaagaatacacTGACAAGTTTCAAGAGataggtctttgtttctggccattttgagcctgtaattgaacccacaaaggatgatgctccagatactcaactagtctgaagaaggccagttttattgcttctttaatcagcaccacagttttcagctgtgctaacataattgcaaaagggttttctaatgatcaattagctttttaaaatgataaacttggcttagctaacacaacatgccattggaacacaggagtgatggttgctgataatgggcctctgtatgcctatgtagatattccataaaaatcagctgtttccagctacaacagtcatttacagtattaagaatgtctacactgtatttctgatcaatttgatattttaatggacaaaaaatgcttttctttcaaaaacaaggccatttgtaagtgaccctaaacttttgaacggtagtgtgtgtatatatacacagtgcatttggaaagtattccgaccccttcctttttgttacattatagccttactctaaaatggattcaatattttaatttccccatcaatctacacactataccccataatgacaaagtgaaaacaggttattttaaaaagtattcagaccccctttgctatgagactcgaaattgagctctggtgcatcctgtttccattgatcatccttgatgtttctacaacttgattggagtccacctgtggtaaattcaattgattggacatgatttggaaaggcagacgtgtgctccgagacaggactgtatcgaggcacaaatctggggaagggtactcaaacatttctgcagcattgaaggtcccctggggcggcagggtagcctagtggttagagcgttggactagtaaccggaaggttgcaagtttaaacccccgagcttacaaggtacaaatctgtcgttctaaccctgaacaggcagttaacccactgttcctaggccgtcattgaaaataagaatttgttcttaactgacttgcctatttaaataaaggtaaaataaaaaaacacagtggcctcatcattcttaaatggaagacgtttggaaccaccaagacttcctagagctggctgcccgccaacctgagcaatcgggggagaacagagatccttgatgctcaggacctctgacttgggtgaaggttcaccttccaacaggacaacgaccctaagcacatagccgaGACAtggcaggagtggctttgggacaagtctctgaatgtccttgagtggcccagccagattccagacttgaacccgatcgaacatctctggagagacctgaaaatagctgtgcagcgacgctccccatccaacctgaccgagcgatctgcagagaagaatgggagaaactccccaaatacaggtgtgccaagcttgtagcgtcatacccaagaagactaataTTAAATAATATTAAAGAcataaaaaatatgaaataacatctatggaatcatttagtaaccaaaaaagtgttaaacaaatgaaaatatatatttttcagattccttgccttgatgacagctttgcacacttggcattctctcaaccagcttcatgaggtagtcacctggaatgcatttgaattaacaggtgtgatttttttttcaaagtgaatttgtggaatttctttcatcaatgtgtttgagacaatcagttgtgttgtgacaaggtaggagtgatATAAaggagatagccctatttggtcaataagcaaagagaaacgacagtccgttactttaagacatgaaggtcagtcagtacgcaacattttaagaacttttcaagtttcttcaagtgcaattgcaaaaaccatcaagctctatgatgaaactgtctctcatgaggaccatcacaggaatggaagacccagagttacctctgctgcagaggataagttcattagagttataccagcctcagaaattgcagcccaaataaatgcttcagagttcaagtaacagacacatctcaacatcaactgttcagaggagactgtgtgaatcaggacttcatggttgaattgctgcaaagaaaccactactaaaggacaccaacaagaagagacttgcttgggccaagaaacacaagcaatgtacattagattggtggaaatctgtcctttggtctgatgagtccaaatttgagatttttggttcgaaCCGCCGTGTcttgagacacagagtaggtgaatggatgatctccgcatgtgtggttcccactgtgaggcatggaggtgtgggggtgctttactggtgacactgtcagtgatttatttaggtttcaaggcacacttattcagcatggctaccaccgcattctgcagtgatacgccatcccatctggtttgcacgaCATTCATTTGTATTTCAGCAGGActttgacccaacacacctccaggcttgtAAGGGCTAGatgaccaaaaaggagagtgatggagtgctgcatcagatgacctgggctccacaatcacccgacttcaacccaattgagattgtttgtttgggattagttggacagcagagtgaaggaaaagcaaccaacaagtgctcagcgaatgtgggaactccttcaagactgttggaaaagcattccagatgaagctggttgagagaatgccaagaggatgcaaagctgtcatcaaggcaaagggtggttactttgaagaatctcaaatatatgatctattttgacttgtttagctattttctttggttactacatgattccatttgttatttcatagttaatgtcttcgctattattctacaatgtagaaaataggaaaaataaagaaaaacccttgaatggatAGGTGTCaaagtttgactggtactgtatgtaaacgtgatatttcagttttttttttttataaatttgcaaaaatgtctaaacatgttttttgctttgtcgtttTGGGGTATTGAATgcagattgatgggggggggggggggcaattttaatcaattttaaaataagactgtaatgtaacacaaaatgtggaaaaagtcaaggggtctgaatactttccgaatgcactatatattGTCATATATCTTAATATATTCATAGGACTTAGTTTGTGGTGTGATTCCTTTATATACTAATGATGATTCATTCACGAACGAAGGTGTCTTTTTGAACAGATCTTTTTGGTGACTGTCGGGAACCGAATCACATTTGTGGAAGAGCCGTTCATTTCACTCCCTGATTTGCATACTGTTTACAACTGCTTTTTAAGCTCACAATTTATCTGCAGATAAGTTATAAAAACATTCTGTAGTTCCTCACTGCAGGAACAATcgaaagtgaggagagagactctATTCTGGTCCACATGCATTTTTTTCAGTGTATTCAAATTTCTTCATATTATTTTGCTTGGCCGTCTAATAATTTGGTCAGGTACAAATGTATTTGAACTCGGATGTCACGATCTGACATGGCAGGCAACTTTATAGGTTTAACATAAGATATTTGCTATTTTTGTCATGGTTTTGTCATGGCATGGTACATTTCTAAGCACTAATGAGCGAAGAGCCGTTTGTGAGCCAAATGGACAGGTCTTTTAgctgaacggagccaaatgatcCGGCTCACCAAAAAGACTCGGAATGCCCATCActactatacactgagtgtagaaaacattaggaacacctgctctttccatgacgtagACCAGGGATGggtaactccagtcctcgggggccggggtggtgtcacacttttctccatccctagcaaacactgctgattttaaagtaattgcattctaaactgaagatcgtGATTAGTTGATAATTgaagtcaggtgtgttagctggggaaAAAAgcgtgacaccaatcaggccctcgaggactggagttgcccacccctgacaaactaaccaggtgaaagctatgagccCTTATtgatccacttcaatcagtgtagatgaaggggaggagattggcgaaagaaggatttttaagccttgacatggattgtgtatgtgtgccattcagagggtgaatgggggggggggggggggggaatcaaaagatttaagtgcctttgaacggggtacggtagtaggtgccaggcgcacaggtttgaatgtgtcaagaactgcaacgctgctgtttttttcacgctgtgtatcaagaatggtccatcacccaaaggacatcgagCCAACTTGACACCAGCATTGGAGtcagcatgggccagcatccctgtggaacgctttcgacaccttgttgtCTATGCCCTGACAGACATCTCTGTATgcccatcgcaagacccactggttgatgcttatttataaaaccttcTTAGGGGGGAATGAggcctatctgagatatctactgcagttctcatcctccacatacaacacccgttctgccagtcacattctgttaaaggtccccaaagcacacacatccctgggtcgctcctcttttcagttcgctgcagctagcggctggaacgagctgcaacaaacacccCCAACTGGAcggttttatctcaatctcttcattcaaagactcaatcatggacactcttactgacagttttggctgctttgcgtgatgtattgttgtctctaccacCTTGCccattgtgctgttgtctgtgcccaataatgtttaccatgttttgtgctgctaccatgttgtgttgctaccatgctgtgttgtcatgtgtttctgccttgctatgttgtcttatgtctctctttatgtcgtgtggTCTCTCTTattgtgatgtgttttgtcctatatttagtgtgtgtgtgtgtgtgtgtgtgtgtgtgtgtgtgtgtgtgtgtgtgtgtgtgtaatttaatcccaggccccgtccccgcaggaggccttttgccttttggtaggccgttattgtaaataagaatgagttcttaactgacttgcctagctaaataaaatgtaggctgttctgagggcgaaAGGGGGTGCAACTGTTGTGTACACTGTGTATATGACACCAGTTGTGTTTCCTTCAGGTGTGTCAGAAGTCTGGGGAGATCTCCTTGCTGAAGCAGCAGCTGAAGGATGTCCAGGGGGAGCTGGCTCAGCGCGTGGGGGAGATTGTCTCTCTGCGTGGCCAGCTTCGGGACTCCCGTGGCGAGCTCGCCACAAGCCAGGCCCTGCTACAAGAGGCCACCTCTGCCGGCCGCCTGCGTACCCTGGAGCTGGAGGTGTGCCAGAACGAGCTGCAGCGCCGCAAGAGTGAGGCCCAGCTCCTCCGCCAGAAGGTGGGCCGCCTGGAGGAGGAGACGGCCCGCCTCCTCCCTGATGCCGCGGCCAATCAGACAAGCCCCCAGGACCCCGCCCACAATGGTAGTGGAGGCAGGCAGTGCCAGGCCTTCCCTGAGGGGGAAGAGCCACATTTGTTGACCTATGAGAGCGACGAGGCCAAGGCCAAGCGGGCCTATGAGAGCGAGGCCCTCCAAAGCCTCCGGGTGCAGATGGAGAGTCTGAGGGCGGAGTTAGCCACAGAACGCCAACGGGGGGAGGAGCAGGCGTGCAGCTTTGAGGAGGAGCACAGGGTCTGGCAGGAGGAAAAGGACAAGGTGATCCAGTACCAGAAACAGCTGCAGCAGAACTACGTGGGGATGTACCGGAAGAACCGGGAGCTGGAGGGAATGCTGCGGGAGCTCAGTCTAGAACTGGAGACCCGGGACGAGCTGGAGGAGCAGGACGAAGGCAGTGGCAACGAGATCAACTTTGACGAGATCACCGCTACTGAGATCTGACACcaccaccttctctctctgtgtcttcccctctctctatccgcCATATGCATGTGATCCACTAGGAGCATCTACAGGAAGCCACGAGAGCCTCTATAATTGCTTAGTAGGTCACTTTAGAATCCTTCAGTAGGTCTCCATCAGGGTCAGTATGGTATGTAGCAGTCTTTTTATAGTTGGTCTACTCTG contains:
- the LOC135504984 gene encoding leucine zipper putative tumor suppressor 2 homolog; its protein translation is MALIQAPPMPAERHHTPGLNGSPRRHPSASHTPTNRPSTSPASNSQEAMGSVSSLIAHRPGPAYLECQYRHVDIGPEPGTSRLHRTTLGATSCLGSSDTSQDPLLSSLTPPGNRKPLMVIGSSKDSGTNGNYSYLNQHYVGDWNDNLVANGSPRTGIDTEEGQLGSLNGNVGGAPPKLVLVSGKLEKNMEKTVIRPTAFKPVIPKSRNSMQYLSPRHDRASLSDSQNNLNLLSPGSQTDILSPCSEKRTSHSGGRHVGGGSQTCSMSDSGRNSLSSLPPYGSIPYNLPPADTPLGSGHLEPMKTAPGNVHGHSNSDSGRSSSSKSSGSLSGRVQPLLDSGSSGRSPAPVEGGYEGVVRDLEDKLRERDVELQQLRDNLDENEMAICQVYEEKQKRCELELEELRQTCATRMQTHSQKAQRAQQVLQLQVFQLQQEKKKLQEDFSQLLQEREQLEERCTSYEHEKIDLGPRLEETKWEVCQKSGEISLLKQQLKDVQGELAQRVGEIVSLRGQLRDSRGELATSQALLQEATSAGRLRTLELEVCQNELQRRKSEAQLLRQKVGRLEEETARLLPDAAANQTSPQDPAHNGSGGRQCQAFPEGEEPHLLTYESDEAKAKRAYESEALQSLRVQMESLRAELATERQRGEEQACSFEEEHRVWQEEKDKVIQYQKQLQQNYVGMYRKNRELEGMLRELSLELETRDELEEQDEGSGNEINFDEITATEI